The genomic DNA GGTACACATTTGCTCTCCATAAGCCTTCTGAGGAGCCCAGGCTGAGTCACCCCTGGCACAGCTTCTCTAACAACATGCAGAAAGAGGGCAACTAGAACTCCctctcgccccctccccctccagaaaCACTCTGAGCTCAGGAAGGGCCACATGCCATACTCACTTTGTAATTTCTAGAACTTTCTTTAATACAGAGGCCAGTTTGGCAGCCTAAAAGGAAGCAAAAGGGAAAACAATTGAGCCAATGTGGCAAGCACGGTCCCAGCACTGCTGTGGGGAGTCGAGGACACATGCAGGAATCCTCTATCATAGGAGGCATCCTAGCATAGACGGGGAGTAGGAAGAGACACCTCTATACCCAGCATGGGAGGTGACCACCTAAAGCTGTTGTGGGGAACTACCCCCAGCCTAGTGCTGCCATGGAGGAGGAGCTACTCCCCACAACAGAGGCAGCTTTGGGTCTCTGCTTCCTTGGGCAGTAGCATCCAGACACCTCTATGGGTCACACAGCTATGACAGGATGGCAGTGTCAGCACAGACCATGTACCCTCTCCATGTATTCTCTCCTTCCTGGTGGGCTCAAGACTCTGTGAAAGAAGGAAGAGAACAGCACGGACAAGCTTACTCAGGAAGCCAAGTGGGTGTGACCCAACAGAAAACAGGCAGTCTTCATACCCAACAACTTGCCACTGGGCCAGGGGACGATTACCAACTGCCCTCAGAGACACTAGCTCCCACTTTTATTTCCTCTGTTCCCTGCAGGAGTCAGGCTGATGCCCTTTGCTCGTGAGCTGGGGAGTGGTAGGTACTTACATTGAGTCGCACAGCCAGCTGGTTCATGGGTGGATACATACTCAGTGCCAGCTCATCAACACTAGGGCAGAAGACAGAAGTTTCGGTATGAGAAAGGGGGCCTAGCAGCCAGCCCAGCCAGTGGATGGGCAAAGGCTATCCCTGCCACCAAACACATTAACTGTGGGAGTGAGTCAggctctgcacagctcagcaGGAAACCAACATCAGCTGTATCTAGCAAATACGGTCTCATTTCCGTCCCAATCCTCAGTGGCCACCCATCCCCCATCACAACTATCCCTGGCCCAGTCAGAGCAACTCTCCTACAGACTATTCCAGGGCCCCACTGCCCTCATGAGTGCAGAAGGAAACCCTTGCATAATGCAGTTCCCTGACCTAGCCGGCCAACAAGGACTCCCCTAGCACAGATAGCACTGAGAGGGGAAAGAGACTGACTCACCTCGGGCTGATCTCATTGGTGATGTCTGCAAGATCATCTAGCTGAGCCACCTGTTCTGGGGTGTCTGCTTTGCCGTGAACCTTCACTGCACCCAAGAGCTTCTTCAGGCAGGCTTTGGAGGCCTTCATCAGCCCCATGCAGGGACCAAGTAGCTTCCGGTCAGCCTCAGACCAGTAGGTGTCCCTATTGCCCCGAGAGCCCAACTCCTCATCCTCCATGATGTCACTGTAGGGGTCCCGATCTTCCCCCTGAGCCTGAGGACACATATATTGGAAAGCAAGAGCCCACAATCTGTCCCCATAGTGCCCCTGAGGGAAGGGGTGAGTACTACATAGAGTCCGCTTAAGTAGTTTTCAGGGTTTCCCTGCAATGTCTTCAGGACTGGAGTCAGACACCTGAGACCTTTTCTCCTTCGGgaattggcttaaaaaaaaaaaatcaactcctCAGACACACCTGGCCACTAATCAGCAACAGCCTAGCAGGTAGTCCCTGCTCCAACCCTACACCAGCAAACTAAGCCATGCAAAGACAAAACAAGGCACTGGCTTCACAGAAGCCACATATCAAGTAGTGGAATTAGGCTGAGGTGTGAACACTGGTTTGCATGACTCTGGTTTgtgtaaaaatcaagatataggaGCCATGACAACCTGGATAAATGTCATGGATTTACAGGATATGTGCTACAccccagcttttaaacagtcccTTGAAGGTATCCCTTCAGCATGCCAGACCCTCAGGGGGTCCTTCCTGTCCACAGGGGTAGGCCACACAGCCTCAACACTCCTGAGACGAGCCTCTGGGCTCCAACATTCCAGTTTCACAATGTGAGCTCTGCCCAGGAAGTTAACTGCAACAGACTCCTGTCCAAAAACTTTTTACCGTCTTCAGAGATCCATGAACTACGCAAGTATTTGCAGTTACACCaagcagccttttcaaaacagagtaCAGCTTTTAGTCAATTGAAACACAGCATCAGGAAGTCCTTAGATTACACAGAGAAGCAAAAGTGAAGACATAGTCCACACTGGACAAAGCCCTCTCTAGGAACCATCTTggtttcctttttctctctctttgtgtccCTCTCAAGCCAGCTCTTATCCTAGACTCCTGTCACTTGTCTTCCTCCTGCAAACCATGCTGAGTTTATATGTTCCCCGGTGGAGTTTCCTATGGATAGGCGTCAACTGTTCAGCCCTGGGGGTTCCCATTGTCCTTCCAGACCCTCCATTGATATGGGTCTGTTTCAGCCAGTCTTTAGACCCAGTCATACCACCCCAGACGGTTAGGTGATACACACATCTGCTTTGCTTCAGGAGCATTTTAACCCTTTGTCACACTGGGTAACAAATCAATAATCAAGTCAGTCATTGCCATGCATATCAgtcaaaaaatatttcagaattcccAGTTCATCACAATAGAACACCACATCTCGGTTTCACTACAGCATCACTGCAGGAAGCCCTCCAACAgtgggctctgtccccagcaaaAATAAAGGGACTTCCTCACCTGCTCCATTTCCTCCACCGCATCCCTGACCACACCCAGATAGGCGGCCATGGCTGACAGGACTGCTGCCTGGTTATCTGCACAGAATAGTCAAAGAGAGAAGGATGAAAGGGGATTGTACGGATATTACCAGTTCCCTAGCATCCACCACACTCCTCTGGGTCACTGGATCAGTCACCTCCACAGAACTGCAGGTCACCATGCAGGTGACCCCACCTGGCTTCTGAGCATGTAATGGGCTCTAGGAATGGCATCATTTCTGCTGCAGGAGCTAGGCTCCAAAATACCAGCTGCAATGTTCCCCTTTAGTAGGTTCAGGGACTGTTGATTTCTGAAGCCCATTCCTTGGATCCATGTCACTCACCTTGTGGCAGATGGGAAATCTGCTCACATGCCTCCCATATGCTACCAGTTGATATAAGCTGCTCCTGAGACAAACTGAAAAAGAAGAGAGTCCCTCAGGGTGCTGGGACCTATAAACATTGACAAGGGGATACCCTGTACTTAACGAGAGACAGGAAATATGGCACTCCAAGAATCTGTGCTGAGGACAACCTACTCCAAATTGCATGAGTTGCCCAGCAACACAAatattccccccacctccttcacAAGAGCCCTAATTCTCCCAGGCCCCCCCTCCCTGTCACATACAGAGCTACATTCAACCCTCTGTGCAGGGGGGCACGCTCCCAGTTGGTTACTGTTTTGGATTGAGAGGATATGCATGGGgctttcattttctttccccATCTATTTAAGCTAGCAGTATTTAATGGGGGCACTGCTGGATCAGTATTACCTCTGCCGTGGAGTACGGAGAATCACGTCTGTGAGCTGGATCATTCCTTCCACTACCTCGGCAGTGGCATCTCGCACCATCTTCCGCAGAGTGGTACCTAGATGAGATTGAGCAAGGAATGATGCAGCCTCACACTATCACAGTGaaagccagcccctcccctcctcccaacacaGACAAGGTCAAACAGGCAGCTGCTCctactctctctcacacatacacgcaGATGTGCCTTCTGTATAAAGCCCCCTCAGGACAAGTACCTGTGCCTCCTGAATGAGTCTTCTGTTCCCATCCTCACTTTCCTATAGCACTTTTGGACAAGGATCTCAACACACTTAAACATGAATTAAGATTCACTGCTCCCTACATCAGCCccatttacagatagagaaactgaggcacagcgaaaGGGGCTTGATCTACTCAAGGCCATAATGCACGTCTGTAACAGAGCTGAGGATGGGAGTCCCTTTGCCTTTGCCTGCCACAACTTGCTCCCTTGTGAATGTCAACTTTCCTttctgaggggaaggagaagtgGCACAAACCTGGTCTCACTGCCTCACCTTGGCCCTTGGGAAGCCAGTAATACACTGTGGCAGCTGCCAGGACAGCATTCTGGACGCCTTCGCTCAGTTTCTGACAGTCCTGAAAACAGTGGACAAAAAGGATCAGGAATGAAAGGAGTGACAGTGCAATCCCATTAAAATCCACCAGCTCCATCTGAAGGCAGATCAGCTGAGAACAACAGTGTGTAAGAAAGTGAAGACTCTGCCAATTGGAGGAGAGGCAAAAAGCCAGCTGGGGGTAATGGGGGAAGAAAGTGAAGGACCAGAGTCCAATAtacttaaaattattttgaaacGTAACAACAGAGTAAGGCCCAGTTTGGTGCTCAGCTGTCTAATGCCACATCATACTCTAGGCATCAGAtagccttctccccaccccaagacATTCACATATTGGTAAATTGCTACGGTCaagttgggtgtgggaggaggagagcaCGTACTATTGTCTTGAACTATGTGGCTCTTTTCCCATAAACACCTGGGTTGAAACCTTCCACAGCCAATGAGCTGCTCCCTCAGCTCTGACAATTCTCTATGCAACAAGACTGGGAAGTTGTGCCATTCTAAAGAAGAGTGAAAGGGTGCAATTACATCCCACAAACGTCAATGAGAAGaaccatttgttttattttttaacccaAACTAACTTTGTCCTAGTTCAAGGGATCAAGACACAAGAAGGGACTGCAATGTGGTAGAAACCTTGAGATTTTCCTTGACGTGGGCCATGCACCCACCTCTGCAGAAGGCAGCGGAGGCCTTGAGAATGCCAGACTCAACTTCGTAGCTTCCTGGGATGTCGCTTTAAACGTCTGACCTAAGGAACAATTCAATGGAGTCACGACATTAGACACTGTCTCTGGCAAAGGGGGAGATACCAGGCATCAGTCAGTCATACAGCCCCTTTTCCTCCATCTGCCCATCTATTAGATAAAGCCTACATCAGTTCCCAGTTAGGAAACTCAGCTTAAGGAGAGATGGCGGCAATTCAGAAGAACACAAACTGTTGAACTGATCAgacgaaggtccatctagcccagactCCTGTCTCCAGTGGGACCAGCTGCTTGACAGGAAGGGGTAAGAAACTCTATAATGTTTGTAAGGATACTTAcgaaattaaagaattaaagttagctTAACTTTGGttaagaaaataatatatttgctAGTAAGTAAGAAAATGACTTAACTCAGCAAATAAATGAAGACTGTGAAAATACTACGTTATGAGACCAGAATGTAGAGTGGGAAAAATATATTGTTCAAAAAGtaactaaaacaataaaaaactaCAGTAAtgtgacaaagaaaaaaatatcttaaaagaaacaatagcAAACCTTCCCACTGTTCTGTTGGTAAGCAAGGAGGGGAAATAAACAAGGAAGGAATGCAGCAGTGATAAACTGCTTTAGCCTGGGTGTTTGCTAAAACTAGCAAGTTAGCTGAAGGGTATAAGGAGAGCCATGAATCTGAAGGTTCTTTATCAGATCTGACCCAATCATGCTGAGGAAAACTAGGGTGAGAGGAATATTCTCTGATTTAATCCATCTCTGAGTACAATTGATCCTAAGATTATGGATGTGTGTTGCTGTATTGGATGTCACAAACTacttattatttaggctttttaaGTATATTTAAAGCAATTGTGTATATACCATTTGGCCTTTCGacttaataaaataattgatGGTTAGTTAATGTCTGGTGGTGCCCTGTATTATCAATGTTCATAAATCATAGTTCAAACAATgttgaattttcttttaaatcctaCTAGATGCTTTTCCTGAGTGAATTCCACAGGCAGAGTTATGCACTGTACGAAAAAGTCTCTCTTCAGTTTTAAATATATTGCCTTTCATTACTGAGCATCCCTTATTCAGAAAGTGTGGATAGGAGTAATTCACCCATTCGTTGTTTGGAATACGTTTATCACGTCCCCTCTTATTTATCTCCAAAACTAAACAGTCCTATTACTTTAATTAATTTCATATAGCAATCTCTCCAGGCCATTCTTGCCACCTATCTTTGAATCCCCTCTATTGCTTTGCTGCTATACCTCTTTAGAGATGGGGTGACTGGCACTGACACAGTACTGCTCAGGGTGCACCACTGATTTATAATATGTTCAGTCTCATTTTCTAGGTCATCCTGTGTGGATCCTAactttttgtttatcttttttgacCACTGATACAGACGGTACAGAGCTTTTTACTGAGCTGTCCAAAACAAGGCCTACATCTTTTTCCTAACCACAGTTCACTTGAAACCTGATTTATTATTCCTTACCACATGCATAACATTGTCCTTGTCAACACTGACTTTTTCTTGTTATAATACTACCAATCACCCAGTGTTGGCCATTCATTTAGCTTGGTTagatcccactgaagtccctCAGAGTCTTCTCTGATCTTGGCTAATCTACAAAATTGCCACCACACTGCTCCTTCCCTTTTTCAGATCATAATATATATCTCAACCACCATTCCTAGTACAGAACCTTGGGGCACCCTTTGCTACTCTTCTCGGTCGCTTAGCCATTGTTCAATCCATGACAATACTTTTCCTCTCACCCCTTGATTATGTTGTTCATTTAAAAGCTTCATGAGGCATTTTGGCaaaagattttcaaagatataacTTGTCTACTGGTTCTTTTACCCATGACTGACGCAATGAACATTTACCTAGCGTGTCCCAGAAGCGCTGCTGCTCGAAGGTCTCGCTGCTCTCCCGCGACTCCCCTTCTGCAAAGACACCAGCGCAGCATCTCAGACAGGGGCCGGGGGCCGCGCCGCGCCCCTCCCAAGCCCCGCCCAGAGGCTCCCCTCCCGCGACCCCTGAACGCCGCCGCACCTCGGATCCGGGACAGCGCCGTCCGCAGCACTTCGCGGAGGTGCCGCAGCGGCTCCAACGCCCGCGccggccccgcagcccccggCTCCCGCTCCATCCGCTCCGCTACACGGTCCCGGCTGCGGCTGCGCTCGCTCGAGCGATCCGCGCATGCTCCCGAGCCGCGCAGGAAGACACCGCCGTCGCTCGCCGGCTGCTCCAAGAGGCGCGCGGCGCAGCGTGACAGCAACGCGTTCAAGGGCTGCACGGGGACGGAACCCGAGGGCGCAAAAAGCGGCCGAGAACTGAAGTGGCCGGCGGCTAAAGGCGCTCGAGCCCGGACCCCATTCAGTGACTCTCCAGTTACTTCCGGCCTCGCACGGACCCCAATCAGTGTGGCACCAGAGCGACTTCCGCTCTCACCCGGAACCCGGAACCCATACGAGAAGTGCCGAGACCGGTTCCACGCTTGCCAAGCAGCTTAAAAGAAGCCAACGTGGCGTGTAATTGCTTCGAGGTGCTTCTGATTTGGGGCTTCGTGCTTTAAGGGGCTTATTGAGTGTGGCTTGTTTTGGGCTTCCAAAGAAggggctgccttttttttttttttttttaaataagttcccACCCGGGAGCATGATTGGCTCCTGATTGCACAATCCCTCTGAGTAAAGAAAGGAGGTGGGGGACTAacagtccccagggccaatgggAAGAGGCCAACGCTCCAGTTCAGGCCCCTTGACAAGGCTCTACAGGCCAATGAGGGAAGTGACTCTAGGAGTGGGAGTACTGACTCTACTCCATTTCCAAAACAACCCATAGTGAAGTGTGAGGTTCGCTGAGTCAAGCGTGAGCCTGGGGGGAGTAGACATGTTACAGTGAAAAGCAAcagggagtcctgtggcacctttaagactgacagatgtatgggagcataagctttcgtgggtgaatacccccttcatcagatgcatgcccacgaaagcttatgctccaatacatctgttagtcttaaaggtgccacaggactgttgCTTTTTtagagatccagactaacacagctacccctctgataccttacAGTAAAACCCCTCTGGACAGGTCCAGCACCGGACCCATTAGGGAAGACTTGCTGATCCCTACAAGGAGGCACTGGGGCAGCTACGTAGCAGCGAGGAGGGCTGCAGACCTGGTCTCGCCTCTCCCCACATCTCGGCCTGAGAGAGGGACACGCTGGCTGTTTTCTTATCCTTGGCTCTCTGGGGGTCAGGGCATGCTATGTCCAACCCCAACACGGCAGGAACAAGCCAGGAGCCATTGTGGAgacatctccctcctcctcccagcagcTGCCTCTAAAGAGCTGCTTGTTGGCACAGCTGGCAGTGCAGCACTGGGCTAGGCGAGACACacagggcccagcacagggaagaTAATGGGAGACAGCAGTGctaggggaagggagaagagacagaGCCCAGCCCTTAGGGTGGGGGACAGACAGCAGCCTGGGGAAGAacccaataaaataaatatatcattTAAATGACTATGAATAAAATTTATTGGGCTATAAAAGATTTCAGGTTAAACAATCAGTGCAATGAGCAATAGCCAGAGCTACTGCAGGGGCCGATGCCACCACAGACTGGTGCCCGCCAGCCTTGGAATTGCAGGAGGCCCCATGCAGGCTTTAGGCTAAACCAGAcgaatttttttctgtttctatttCATTGAGTTACTTGATTCCACAGATAAAGTGCCAATAGGAAATGGGACTAGTTCTAGCAACAAACACTAGCAAGTGTTAATCACAAGAAACCCAATTTGCCAAGCAGAGCCAGTGAGCACCAGCTAGCTACTCCACATGCTATGCAGCTTGGCAGTAGGGAAGAAAGGGCATTCATGGGGTTAAAAAGGTCTTCTACTGAGGAAGATGGGGCTCTTCTATATCAGCCTGCGAAGGTCCTCAAAGTTCAGCATGTTATTTGCAGTTTCTGACCAAGCCGCATGAGTTGCCCCATCCATTTCAGGGGCCAGACGGTTGCTGTGCTCTAGAGAGTGGTCTGCACCCCCAATAACTGCCTTACACTCTGGGCACTTGCTCCTCTCcattgccccaccacagtcaCCAATCACATAAATGTGGCCATTTGGGCACTTGAACCAGTGACCTTGTGGATAGCCAAAGGCACTAACAATCTGCACTCGCTCCTCCTCAGTGATTCCCAACCCAGACTCTGGCAGAGCTGTCTTTAGTTCTTCCATTTTCATCTTCACCACC from Malaclemys terrapin pileata isolate rMalTer1 chromosome 12, rMalTer1.hap1, whole genome shotgun sequence includes the following:
- the CCNDBP1 gene encoding cyclin-D1-binding protein 1, coding for MEREPGAAGPARALEPLRHLREVLRTALSRIREGESRESSETFEQQRFWDTLGQTFKATSQEATKLSLAFSRPPLPSAEDCQKLSEGVQNAVLAAATVYYWLPKGQGTTLRKMVRDATAEVVEGMIQLTDVILRTPRQSLSQEQLISTGSIWEACEQISHLPQDNQAAVLSAMAAYLGVVRDAVEEMEQAQGEDRDPYSDIMEDEELGSRGNRDTYWSEADRKLLGPCMGLMKASKACLKKLLGAVKVHGKADTPEQVAQLDDLADITNEISPSVDELALSMYPPMNQLAVRLNAAKLASVLKKVLEITKSSHVCPPSEEGWVQFLTGAVDHNMDKIKDFTQSEL